From one Phycodurus eques isolate BA_2022a chromosome 19, UOR_Pequ_1.1, whole genome shotgun sequence genomic stretch:
- the si:dkey-9k7.3 gene encoding circularly permutated Ras protein 1 isoform X3, translated as MEFACDFVYVPPPVGPKDSQQANLFKRSALLPPVSWVRPLGAPPPPPVAVKPGHSPPTKVSEQPDVGELQEAAGSGSRFYDNVVFELKSPKRSTPARKTALLPPHLRPSPSPGQPSPSDKFTYDDVGPRSSSDTDGAPDIREATWLDGNAPGQTAPSAPPLPPRPSFMKNMPEYVVLLPASSSTEKPLLCSPPPTPPPASTDNAGPLPGNPNVILVSLGKLLSEKVQHTQRKPTTCSQCGSVLGSTFDNQTNGCYFCEPPERSSVPSADLQHGLFVLSPAGNLPSASQPLLIFCIDISASMSITSQVSAGEQFIHKSRLEKLSKQQLETPVGLITFNYEVTVHGYGDFPSRVLSGDDLMNSDNLKVAATVFPTPPPLSHTKHFLEKQVTELSAMGTTALGPAALVAVTMASRHPGSKVIICTDGKANTTLGNLEVEDSDARTLLSSTIFYQELGENAANQGVTVSVLSIEGTDCRLDELGRLADRTGGKVVIANPKMLQSEFEQIIENSTIATQCTVTLMLPKSMRMRGEKEAGHKVARKVGNVHLDKEITFQFVANEGEVAVSSPTSSSTVSVQLQLRYMQRNGWRMLRVFTVTRNVTHESLVALSSLSLPIIQLNSSQASASLAVRGRFLDARRENEQQMKLIERAIEHNRSAEDRETYKEWVITMEPIYNNIYNFTRILLSGYSLFCLFIRESFLPVWILPPTVLTVGKPPPMVLPPWVLLPVVKLPSRVLPVWIIPTKSLTDTGAALLYTMKQSNRKTIMIKNQQNLHFSPHWKQSKY; from the exons ATGGAATTTGCTTGTGATTTCGTCTATGTGCCTCCACCAGTGGGTCCAAAGGACAGCCAGCAAGCCAATCTCTTCAAGCGCTCAG cgcTTCTACCTCCCGTCAGCTGGGTGCGTCCCCTCGGGGCGCCCCCGCCTCCTCCTGTCGCGGTCAAGCCGGGTCACTCGCCCCCCACCAAAGTCAGCGAGCAGCCGGACGTGGGCGAGCTGCAGGAGGCGGCGGGCTCGGGTTCCCGCTTCTATGACAATGTTGTCTTCGAGCTCAAATCTCCCAAGCGGTCGACACCCGCCCGAAAGACAG CTTTGCTTCCACCCCACCTGAGACCTTCGCCTTCTCCCGGCCAGCCGTCTCCTTCTGATAAGTTTACCTACGACGACGTAGGCCCTCGGTCATCGTCGGACACGGACGGCGCACCGGATATCCGAGAAGCCACCTGGCTCGATGGTAATGCGCCTGGCCAGACGGCAC CCTCagcccctcctcttcctccccgtCCTTCCTTCATGAAGAACATGCCGGAGTATGTGGTGCTTCTGCCCGCGTCCTCCTCCACTGAAAAGCCGCTCCTGTGTTCACCTCCACCCACGCCACCTCCAG CGTCCACAGACAATGCGGGCCCTCTGCCGGGAAACCCCAACGTGATCCTCGTCAGCTTGGGAAAGCTGCTATCGGAGAAAG TGcagcacacacaaagaaaacccACTACCTGCTCCCAGTGTGGCTCTGTGCTGGGCTCCACCTTTGACAACCAG ACCAACGGCTGTTACTTCTGTGAGCCGCCTGAGCGGAGCAGCGTCCCAAGTGCCGATTTGCAGCACGGCCTGTTCGTGCTGAGCCCCGCGGGAAACCTCCCGAGCGCTTCTCAGCCTCTGCTTATCTTCTGCATCGACATCTCGGCCTCCATGAGCATCACCTCTCAG GTGTCGGCGGGTGAGCAGTTTATCCACAAATCGCGCCTGGAG AAACTGAGCAAACAACAGCTCGAAACACCCGTGGGGCTCATCACCTTCAACTATGAG GTGACAGTACACGGATACGGAGATTTCCCATCACGTGTCCTGAGCGGAGATGACTTGATGAACAGTGACAATCTGAAAGTGGCTGCCACTGTTTTCCCCACTCCACCTCCGCTGTCACACACCAAGCACTTCCTGGAGAAGCAAGTGACAGA ATTGTCTGCCATGGGCACCACGGCACTGGGCCCAGCAGCTCTTGTCGCCGTCACGATGGCCTCCAGACACCCAGGCTCCAAG GTGATCATCTGTACAGACGGGAAGGCCAACACGACGTTAGGGAATTTGGAGGTGGAGGACAGCGACGCACGGACCCTCCTGTCGTCCACCATCTTCTACCAAGAACTGGGGGAAAATGCTGCCAATCAGGG CGTGACCGTGTCAGTGCTGTCTATAGAGGGAACTGACTGCAGGCTGGATGAGCTGGGACGTCTCGCTGATCGCACGGGAGGAAAG GTGGTGATCGCTAATCCCAAAATGCTACAGTCGGAGTTTGAGCAAATTATTGAGAACAGCACTATCGCCACACAGTGCACCGTCACCTTGATGCTGCCCAAATCAAT GCGTATGAGAGGAGAGAAAGAGGCGGGACACAAAGTAGCCAGAAAGGTGGGAAATGTGCACCTGGATAAAGAGATCACCTTCCAGTTTGTGGCCAACGAGGGAGAAG TTGCAGTGTCGTCGCCAACGTCCAGCAGCACTGTGTCCGTCCAGCTGCAGCTCCGATACATGCAGAGGAACGGATGGCGGATGCTCCGAGTGTTCACCGTGACCCGAAATGTCACTCATGAAAG CTTGGTGGCGCTGTCCTCTCTGTCTCTGCCCATCATTCAGCTCAACTCCTCACAGGCCAGCGCCTCTCTGGCCGTCCGAGGCCGCTTTCTGGACGCCCGGCGGGAGAACGAGCAGCAGATGAAGCTCATCGAGAGAGCGAT AGAGCACAACCGCAGCGCGGAGGACAGAGAGACGTACAAGGAATGGGTCATCACCATGGAGCCGATATACAACAACATCTACAACTTCACAAgg ATACTTTTGAGCGGATACTCCCTCTTTTGCTTGTTCATCCGAGAGTCCTTCCTTCCTGTTTGGATACTTCCTCCTACTGTACTGACTGTTGGAAAACCTCCTCCTATGGTACTTCCTCCTTGGGTACTACTTCCTGTTGTAAAACTTCCTTCTCGGGTCCTCCCTGTTTGGATAATTCCTACCAAG TCTCTGACAGACACTGGCGCAGCGCTGCTGTACACCATGAAGCAGAGCAACAGGAAGACCATCATGATAAAGAATCAGCAGAACCTTCACTTTTCACCCCATTGGAAGCAGTCCAAATACTGa
- the si:dkey-9k7.3 gene encoding circularly permutated Ras protein 1 isoform X6 — MEFACDFVYVPPPVGPKDSQQANLFKRSALLPPVSWVRPLGAPPPPPVAVKPGHSPPTKVSEQPDVGELQEAAGSGSRFYDNVVFELKSPKRSTPARKTALLPPHLRPSPSPGQPSPSDKFTYDDVGPRSSSDTDGAPDIREATWLDGNAPGQTAPSAPPLPPRPSFMKNMPEYVVLLPASSSTEKPLLCSPPPTPPPASTDNAGPLPGNPNVILVSLGKLLSEKVQHTQRKPTTCSQCGSVLGSTFDNQTNGCYFCEPPERSSVPSADLQHGLFVLSPAGNLPSASQPLLIFCIDISASMSITSQVSAGEQFIHKSRLEFVQEAVLLCVQKLSKQQLETPVGLITFNYEVTVHGYGDFPSRVLSGDDLMNSDNLKVAATVFPTPPPLSHTKHFLEKQVTELSAMGTTALGPAALVAVTMASRHPGSKVIICTDGKANTTLGNLEVEDSDARTLLSSTIFYQELGENAANQGVTVSVLSIEGTDCRLDELGRLADRTGGKVVIANPKMLQSEFEQIIENSTIATQCTVTLMLPKSMRMRGEKEAGHKVARKVGNVHLDKEITFQFVANEGEVAVSSPTSSSTVSVQLQLRYMQRNGWRMLRVFTVTRNVTHESLVALSSLSLPIIQLNSSQASASLAVRGRFLDARRENEQQMKLIERAIEHNRSAEDRETYKEWVITMEPIYNNIYNFTRSLTDTGAALLYTMKQSNRKTIMIKNQQNLHFSPHWKQSKY; from the exons ATGGAATTTGCTTGTGATTTCGTCTATGTGCCTCCACCAGTGGGTCCAAAGGACAGCCAGCAAGCCAATCTCTTCAAGCGCTCAG cgcTTCTACCTCCCGTCAGCTGGGTGCGTCCCCTCGGGGCGCCCCCGCCTCCTCCTGTCGCGGTCAAGCCGGGTCACTCGCCCCCCACCAAAGTCAGCGAGCAGCCGGACGTGGGCGAGCTGCAGGAGGCGGCGGGCTCGGGTTCCCGCTTCTATGACAATGTTGTCTTCGAGCTCAAATCTCCCAAGCGGTCGACACCCGCCCGAAAGACAG CTTTGCTTCCACCCCACCTGAGACCTTCGCCTTCTCCCGGCCAGCCGTCTCCTTCTGATAAGTTTACCTACGACGACGTAGGCCCTCGGTCATCGTCGGACACGGACGGCGCACCGGATATCCGAGAAGCCACCTGGCTCGATGGTAATGCGCCTGGCCAGACGGCAC CCTCagcccctcctcttcctccccgtCCTTCCTTCATGAAGAACATGCCGGAGTATGTGGTGCTTCTGCCCGCGTCCTCCTCCACTGAAAAGCCGCTCCTGTGTTCACCTCCACCCACGCCACCTCCAG CGTCCACAGACAATGCGGGCCCTCTGCCGGGAAACCCCAACGTGATCCTCGTCAGCTTGGGAAAGCTGCTATCGGAGAAAG TGcagcacacacaaagaaaacccACTACCTGCTCCCAGTGTGGCTCTGTGCTGGGCTCCACCTTTGACAACCAG ACCAACGGCTGTTACTTCTGTGAGCCGCCTGAGCGGAGCAGCGTCCCAAGTGCCGATTTGCAGCACGGCCTGTTCGTGCTGAGCCCCGCGGGAAACCTCCCGAGCGCTTCTCAGCCTCTGCTTATCTTCTGCATCGACATCTCGGCCTCCATGAGCATCACCTCTCAG GTGTCGGCGGGTGAGCAGTTTATCCACAAATCGCGCCTGGAG TTTGTCCAGGAAGCTGTTTTATTATGTGTTCAGAAACTGAGCAAACAACAGCTCGAAACACCCGTGGGGCTCATCACCTTCAACTATGAG GTGACAGTACACGGATACGGAGATTTCCCATCACGTGTCCTGAGCGGAGATGACTTGATGAACAGTGACAATCTGAAAGTGGCTGCCACTGTTTTCCCCACTCCACCTCCGCTGTCACACACCAAGCACTTCCTGGAGAAGCAAGTGACAGA ATTGTCTGCCATGGGCACCACGGCACTGGGCCCAGCAGCTCTTGTCGCCGTCACGATGGCCTCCAGACACCCAGGCTCCAAG GTGATCATCTGTACAGACGGGAAGGCCAACACGACGTTAGGGAATTTGGAGGTGGAGGACAGCGACGCACGGACCCTCCTGTCGTCCACCATCTTCTACCAAGAACTGGGGGAAAATGCTGCCAATCAGGG CGTGACCGTGTCAGTGCTGTCTATAGAGGGAACTGACTGCAGGCTGGATGAGCTGGGACGTCTCGCTGATCGCACGGGAGGAAAG GTGGTGATCGCTAATCCCAAAATGCTACAGTCGGAGTTTGAGCAAATTATTGAGAACAGCACTATCGCCACACAGTGCACCGTCACCTTGATGCTGCCCAAATCAAT GCGTATGAGAGGAGAGAAAGAGGCGGGACACAAAGTAGCCAGAAAGGTGGGAAATGTGCACCTGGATAAAGAGATCACCTTCCAGTTTGTGGCCAACGAGGGAGAAG TTGCAGTGTCGTCGCCAACGTCCAGCAGCACTGTGTCCGTCCAGCTGCAGCTCCGATACATGCAGAGGAACGGATGGCGGATGCTCCGAGTGTTCACCGTGACCCGAAATGTCACTCATGAAAG CTTGGTGGCGCTGTCCTCTCTGTCTCTGCCCATCATTCAGCTCAACTCCTCACAGGCCAGCGCCTCTCTGGCCGTCCGAGGCCGCTTTCTGGACGCCCGGCGGGAGAACGAGCAGCAGATGAAGCTCATCGAGAGAGCGAT AGAGCACAACCGCAGCGCGGAGGACAGAGAGACGTACAAGGAATGGGTCATCACCATGGAGCCGATATACAACAACATCTACAACTTCACAAgg TCTCTGACAGACACTGGCGCAGCGCTGCTGTACACCATGAAGCAGAGCAACAGGAAGACCATCATGATAAAGAATCAGCAGAACCTTCACTTTTCACCCCATTGGAAGCAGTCCAAATACTGa
- the si:dkey-9k7.3 gene encoding circularly permutated Ras protein 1 isoform X4, with protein sequence MEFACDFVYVPPPVGPKDSQQANLFKRSALLPPVSWVRPLGAPPPPPVAVKPGHSPPTKVSEQPDVGELQEAAGSGSRFYDNVVFELKSPKRSTPARKTALLPPHLRPSPSPGQPSPSDKFTYDDVGPRSSSDTDGAPDIREATWLDGNAPGQTAPSAPPLPPRPSFMKNMPEYVVLLPASSSTEKPLLCSPPPTPPPASTDNAGPLPGNPNVILVSLGKLLSEKVQHTQRKPTTCSQCGSVLGSTFDNQTNGCYFCEPPERSSVPSADLQHGLFVLSPAGNLPSASQPLLIFCIDISASMSITSQVSAGEQFIHKSRLEFVQEAVLLCVQKLSKQQLETPVGLITFNYEVTVHGYGDFPSRVLSGDDLMNSDNLKVAATVFPTPPPLSHTKHFLEKQVTELSAMGTTALGPAALVAVTMASRHPGSKVIICTDGKANTTLGNLEVEDSDARTLLSSTIFYQELGENAANQGVTVSVLSIEGTDCRLDELGRLADRTGGKVVIANPKMLQSEFEQIIENSTIATQCTVTLMLPKSMRMRGEKEAGHKVARKVGNVHLDKEITFQFVANEGEVAVSSPTSSSTVSVQLQLRYMQRNGWRMLRVFTVTRNVTHESLVALSSLSLPIIQLNSSQASASLAVRGRFLDARRENEQQMKLIERAIEHNRSAEDRETYKEWVITMEPIYNNIYNFTRILLSGYSLFCLFIRESFLPVWILPPTVLTVGKPPPMSLTDTGAALLYTMKQSNRKTIMIKNQQNLHFSPHWKQSKY encoded by the exons ATGGAATTTGCTTGTGATTTCGTCTATGTGCCTCCACCAGTGGGTCCAAAGGACAGCCAGCAAGCCAATCTCTTCAAGCGCTCAG cgcTTCTACCTCCCGTCAGCTGGGTGCGTCCCCTCGGGGCGCCCCCGCCTCCTCCTGTCGCGGTCAAGCCGGGTCACTCGCCCCCCACCAAAGTCAGCGAGCAGCCGGACGTGGGCGAGCTGCAGGAGGCGGCGGGCTCGGGTTCCCGCTTCTATGACAATGTTGTCTTCGAGCTCAAATCTCCCAAGCGGTCGACACCCGCCCGAAAGACAG CTTTGCTTCCACCCCACCTGAGACCTTCGCCTTCTCCCGGCCAGCCGTCTCCTTCTGATAAGTTTACCTACGACGACGTAGGCCCTCGGTCATCGTCGGACACGGACGGCGCACCGGATATCCGAGAAGCCACCTGGCTCGATGGTAATGCGCCTGGCCAGACGGCAC CCTCagcccctcctcttcctccccgtCCTTCCTTCATGAAGAACATGCCGGAGTATGTGGTGCTTCTGCCCGCGTCCTCCTCCACTGAAAAGCCGCTCCTGTGTTCACCTCCACCCACGCCACCTCCAG CGTCCACAGACAATGCGGGCCCTCTGCCGGGAAACCCCAACGTGATCCTCGTCAGCTTGGGAAAGCTGCTATCGGAGAAAG TGcagcacacacaaagaaaacccACTACCTGCTCCCAGTGTGGCTCTGTGCTGGGCTCCACCTTTGACAACCAG ACCAACGGCTGTTACTTCTGTGAGCCGCCTGAGCGGAGCAGCGTCCCAAGTGCCGATTTGCAGCACGGCCTGTTCGTGCTGAGCCCCGCGGGAAACCTCCCGAGCGCTTCTCAGCCTCTGCTTATCTTCTGCATCGACATCTCGGCCTCCATGAGCATCACCTCTCAG GTGTCGGCGGGTGAGCAGTTTATCCACAAATCGCGCCTGGAG TTTGTCCAGGAAGCTGTTTTATTATGTGTTCAGAAACTGAGCAAACAACAGCTCGAAACACCCGTGGGGCTCATCACCTTCAACTATGAG GTGACAGTACACGGATACGGAGATTTCCCATCACGTGTCCTGAGCGGAGATGACTTGATGAACAGTGACAATCTGAAAGTGGCTGCCACTGTTTTCCCCACTCCACCTCCGCTGTCACACACCAAGCACTTCCTGGAGAAGCAAGTGACAGA ATTGTCTGCCATGGGCACCACGGCACTGGGCCCAGCAGCTCTTGTCGCCGTCACGATGGCCTCCAGACACCCAGGCTCCAAG GTGATCATCTGTACAGACGGGAAGGCCAACACGACGTTAGGGAATTTGGAGGTGGAGGACAGCGACGCACGGACCCTCCTGTCGTCCACCATCTTCTACCAAGAACTGGGGGAAAATGCTGCCAATCAGGG CGTGACCGTGTCAGTGCTGTCTATAGAGGGAACTGACTGCAGGCTGGATGAGCTGGGACGTCTCGCTGATCGCACGGGAGGAAAG GTGGTGATCGCTAATCCCAAAATGCTACAGTCGGAGTTTGAGCAAATTATTGAGAACAGCACTATCGCCACACAGTGCACCGTCACCTTGATGCTGCCCAAATCAAT GCGTATGAGAGGAGAGAAAGAGGCGGGACACAAAGTAGCCAGAAAGGTGGGAAATGTGCACCTGGATAAAGAGATCACCTTCCAGTTTGTGGCCAACGAGGGAGAAG TTGCAGTGTCGTCGCCAACGTCCAGCAGCACTGTGTCCGTCCAGCTGCAGCTCCGATACATGCAGAGGAACGGATGGCGGATGCTCCGAGTGTTCACCGTGACCCGAAATGTCACTCATGAAAG CTTGGTGGCGCTGTCCTCTCTGTCTCTGCCCATCATTCAGCTCAACTCCTCACAGGCCAGCGCCTCTCTGGCCGTCCGAGGCCGCTTTCTGGACGCCCGGCGGGAGAACGAGCAGCAGATGAAGCTCATCGAGAGAGCGAT AGAGCACAACCGCAGCGCGGAGGACAGAGAGACGTACAAGGAATGGGTCATCACCATGGAGCCGATATACAACAACATCTACAACTTCACAAgg ATACTTTTGAGCGGATACTCCCTCTTTTGCTTGTTCATCCGAGAGTCCTTCCTTCCTGTTTGGATACTTCCTCCTACTGTACTGACTGTTGGAAAACCTCCTCCTATG TCTCTGACAGACACTGGCGCAGCGCTGCTGTACACCATGAAGCAGAGCAACAGGAAGACCATCATGATAAAGAATCAGCAGAACCTTCACTTTTCACCCCATTGGAAGCAGTCCAAATACTGa
- the si:dkey-9k7.3 gene encoding circularly permutated Ras protein 1 isoform X5 codes for MEFACDFVYVPPPVGPKDSQQANLFKRSALLPPVSWVRPLGAPPPPPVAVKPGHSPPTKVSEQPDVGELQEAAGSGSRFYDNVVFELKSPKRSTPARKTALLPPHLRPSPSPGQPSPSDKFTYDDVGPRSSSDTDGAPDIREATWLDGNAPGQTAPSAPPLPPRPSFMKNMPEYVVLLPASSSTEKPLLCSPPPTPPPASTDNAGPLPGNPNVILVSLGKLLSEKVQHTQRKPTTCSQCGSVLGSTFDNQTNGCYFCEPPERSSVPSADLQHGLFVLSPAGNLPSASQPLLIFCIDISASMSITSQVSAGEQFIHKSRLEFVQEAVLLCVQKLSKQQLETPVGLITFNYEVTVHGYGDFPSRVLSGDDLMNSDNLKVAATVFPTPPPLSHTKHFLEKQVTELSAMGTTALGPAALVAVTMASRHPGSKVIICTDGKANTTLGNLEVEDSDARTLLSSTIFYQELGENAANQGVTVSVLSIEGTDCRLDELGRLADRTGGKVVIANPKMLQSEFEQIIENSTIATQCTVTLMLPKSMRMRGEKEAGHKVARKVGNVHLDKEITFQFVANEGEVAVSSPTSSSTVSVQLQLRYMQRNGWRMLRVFTVTRNVTHESLVALSSLSLPIIQLNSSQASASLAVRGRFLDARRENEQQMKLIERAIEHNRSAEDRETYKEWVITMEPIYNNIYNFTRTKSVVSDSQSLTDTGAALLYTMKQSNRKTIMIKNQQNLHFSPHWKQSKY; via the exons ATGGAATTTGCTTGTGATTTCGTCTATGTGCCTCCACCAGTGGGTCCAAAGGACAGCCAGCAAGCCAATCTCTTCAAGCGCTCAG cgcTTCTACCTCCCGTCAGCTGGGTGCGTCCCCTCGGGGCGCCCCCGCCTCCTCCTGTCGCGGTCAAGCCGGGTCACTCGCCCCCCACCAAAGTCAGCGAGCAGCCGGACGTGGGCGAGCTGCAGGAGGCGGCGGGCTCGGGTTCCCGCTTCTATGACAATGTTGTCTTCGAGCTCAAATCTCCCAAGCGGTCGACACCCGCCCGAAAGACAG CTTTGCTTCCACCCCACCTGAGACCTTCGCCTTCTCCCGGCCAGCCGTCTCCTTCTGATAAGTTTACCTACGACGACGTAGGCCCTCGGTCATCGTCGGACACGGACGGCGCACCGGATATCCGAGAAGCCACCTGGCTCGATGGTAATGCGCCTGGCCAGACGGCAC CCTCagcccctcctcttcctccccgtCCTTCCTTCATGAAGAACATGCCGGAGTATGTGGTGCTTCTGCCCGCGTCCTCCTCCACTGAAAAGCCGCTCCTGTGTTCACCTCCACCCACGCCACCTCCAG CGTCCACAGACAATGCGGGCCCTCTGCCGGGAAACCCCAACGTGATCCTCGTCAGCTTGGGAAAGCTGCTATCGGAGAAAG TGcagcacacacaaagaaaacccACTACCTGCTCCCAGTGTGGCTCTGTGCTGGGCTCCACCTTTGACAACCAG ACCAACGGCTGTTACTTCTGTGAGCCGCCTGAGCGGAGCAGCGTCCCAAGTGCCGATTTGCAGCACGGCCTGTTCGTGCTGAGCCCCGCGGGAAACCTCCCGAGCGCTTCTCAGCCTCTGCTTATCTTCTGCATCGACATCTCGGCCTCCATGAGCATCACCTCTCAG GTGTCGGCGGGTGAGCAGTTTATCCACAAATCGCGCCTGGAG TTTGTCCAGGAAGCTGTTTTATTATGTGTTCAGAAACTGAGCAAACAACAGCTCGAAACACCCGTGGGGCTCATCACCTTCAACTATGAG GTGACAGTACACGGATACGGAGATTTCCCATCACGTGTCCTGAGCGGAGATGACTTGATGAACAGTGACAATCTGAAAGTGGCTGCCACTGTTTTCCCCACTCCACCTCCGCTGTCACACACCAAGCACTTCCTGGAGAAGCAAGTGACAGA ATTGTCTGCCATGGGCACCACGGCACTGGGCCCAGCAGCTCTTGTCGCCGTCACGATGGCCTCCAGACACCCAGGCTCCAAG GTGATCATCTGTACAGACGGGAAGGCCAACACGACGTTAGGGAATTTGGAGGTGGAGGACAGCGACGCACGGACCCTCCTGTCGTCCACCATCTTCTACCAAGAACTGGGGGAAAATGCTGCCAATCAGGG CGTGACCGTGTCAGTGCTGTCTATAGAGGGAACTGACTGCAGGCTGGATGAGCTGGGACGTCTCGCTGATCGCACGGGAGGAAAG GTGGTGATCGCTAATCCCAAAATGCTACAGTCGGAGTTTGAGCAAATTATTGAGAACAGCACTATCGCCACACAGTGCACCGTCACCTTGATGCTGCCCAAATCAAT GCGTATGAGAGGAGAGAAAGAGGCGGGACACAAAGTAGCCAGAAAGGTGGGAAATGTGCACCTGGATAAAGAGATCACCTTCCAGTTTGTGGCCAACGAGGGAGAAG TTGCAGTGTCGTCGCCAACGTCCAGCAGCACTGTGTCCGTCCAGCTGCAGCTCCGATACATGCAGAGGAACGGATGGCGGATGCTCCGAGTGTTCACCGTGACCCGAAATGTCACTCATGAAAG CTTGGTGGCGCTGTCCTCTCTGTCTCTGCCCATCATTCAGCTCAACTCCTCACAGGCCAGCGCCTCTCTGGCCGTCCGAGGCCGCTTTCTGGACGCCCGGCGGGAGAACGAGCAGCAGATGAAGCTCATCGAGAGAGCGAT AGAGCACAACCGCAGCGCGGAGGACAGAGAGACGTACAAGGAATGGGTCATCACCATGGAGCCGATATACAACAACATCTACAACTTCACAAgg ACTAAATCTGTCGTCTCTGACTCACAG TCTCTGACAGACACTGGCGCAGCGCTGCTGTACACCATGAAGCAGAGCAACAGGAAGACCATCATGATAAAGAATCAGCAGAACCTTCACTTTTCACCCCATTGGAAGCAGTCCAAATACTGa